In a genomic window of Primulina huaijiensis isolate GDHJ02 chromosome 10, ASM1229523v2, whole genome shotgun sequence:
- the LOC140986760 gene encoding uncharacterized protein, with protein sequence MAKKRKSDATRLDEVDRSMYSTFCSSASFLSQLYTQAMHQQRLSFQAGERHALGKLYDWILRQQQDGVRVMTGDILAYMQNELDYGTEEPPPSPRLTLQNQQPSQTATIHAAHHGFPVSSNAFAAATVGQGMRLGNSDQSKNSIFSNALSSPARRNLQQYHFTHGGHNANNAAIRNNEIGCNQSREPNPHPQSSNDSLMDMHADSPGHDSSY encoded by the exons ATGGCAAAGAAGAGGAAATCCGATGCGACGAGGCTAGATGAAGTGGATCGGAGCATGTATTCCACCTTTTGTAGCTCAGCTAGCTTTCTTTCGCAGCTGTATACCCAGGCTATGCACCAACAGAGACTGTCGTTTCAGGCCGGTGAACGTCATGCGTTG GGAAAACTTTATGATTGGATTTTGAGACAACAACAAGATGGGGTGAGGGTGATGACTGGTGACATACTTGCATATATGCAG AACGAGTTGGATTATGGGACAGAGGAACCTCCGCCATCCCCGAGGCTGACATTGCAGAACCAACAACCATCCCAAACTGCTACAATTCACGCAGCTCACCATGGATTTCCTGTATCTTCTAATGCATTTGCGGCTGCAACAGTTGGGCAAGGCATGCGTTTAGGGAACTCCGACCAAAGTAAGAACAGTATCTTCTCAAATGCACTATCTAGTCCTGCTCGGAGGAATCTGCAGCAATATCACTTTACACATGGTGGTCATAATGCGAATAATGCTGCTATACGGAATAATGAAATCGGCTGTAACCAATCCAGAGAGCCAAATCCCCATCCCCAGAGTTCCAACGACTCTTTAATGGACATGCATGCTGATAGCCCTGGCCATGATTCTTCTTACTGA
- the LOC140985635 gene encoding pentatricopeptide repeat-containing protein At4g19191, mitochondrial: MLSSQVFPVLQRFKVVAWNSHIRQAVNQGHAQRALLLFRQMKQQSSAQPNNLTFPFIAKACAKLCNLGFSRIIHSHVAKTPYSVNIYVQTALVDMYVKCNDLECAYNLFDEMSDRDVASWNAIIMGFAQVGFIDSVSSLFNRMRTEDLIPDAVTVMGLTQMVSGIKDRKLLCAVHCFGIKSGFEDDVSVANTWISGYAKCGDLCSAEMVFHGVNLDSLTTVSWNAMIAGCSYVEDSVKSFGIYKQMLGIGHRPDLSTILNLLSSFSRPESLCHGKLIHAHGVKIGCYEDVTLLNTLVSMHCKCGDIDSARYIFDDMKVKSRVTWTAMIGGYSKQGDLDEAISLFHAMEVAGEEPDLVTVVHLISVCAKVGSLDIGKWIDEFTVSKGLNGNVMVCNALLDMYAKCGSIQDAEEIFHAMDGKTVVSWTTMIAGYGLNGKFQESLYLMDQMLKLGLEPNDATFLAVLQTCTHAGFLEEGWGFFEKMSKVYGLSPGLDHYACMAYLIGRQGKLEEALKFILHMPTKPDAGVWGALLCACKIHCNLGIAEYAARHLFELEPQAAAPYVEMANIYASTKEWEGFAAMRREMKSKQVIKSPGQSVIQMYGKCYSFTVEDRYHSERCQIFEALDSLGLQLKDEMDFFSKGNSIYANSRVLVEPM; encoded by the coding sequence ATGCTATCGTCCCAGGTTTTTCCAGTTCTCCAGCGGTTTAAAGTTGTTGCGTGGAACTCCCACATAAGACAAGCAGTGAATCAAGGCCATGCTCAGAGAGCTCTTCTCCTATTTCGCCAAATGAAGCAGCAATCTTCTGCACAACCAAACAACTTAACTTTCCCATTCATCGCAAAAGCATGCGCGAAATTATGCAACCTCGGATTCTCCCGGATCATCCATTCCCATGTTGCGAAAACGCCGTACAGTGtgaatatatatgtacaaaCGGCTTTGGTTGATATGTACGTGAAATGCAATGATTTGGAATGCGCTTATAATCTGTTTGACGAAATGTCTGACAGAGACGTAGCTTCTTGGAATGCGATTATCATGGGTTTTGCGCAAGTGGGTTTCATCGACAGCGTTTCATCGTTGTTTAATCGAATGAGGACTGAAGATTTAATCCCCGACGCGGTTACGGTCATGGGGTTGACACAAATGGTATCCGGAATTAAGGACCGGAAACTGCTGTGTGCAGTTCATTGTTTCGGGATTAAATCTGGTTTTGAAGATGACGTGTCTGTTGCCAACACTTGGATATCTGGCTATGCCAAATGTGGGGATTTGTGCTCTGCTGAAATGGTCTTTCATGGAGTCAATTTGGATTCTTTAACTACTGTTTCATGGAATGCAATGATTGCAGGATGTTCTTATGTTGAGGACTCCGTGAAATCCTTTGGGATTTACAAACAGATGCTTGGTATTGGGCATAGGCCTGATTTGAGTACCATTCTTAACTTGCTTTCTTCCTTTTCTCGGCCCGAGTCTCTATGTCATGGCAAGCTGATTCATGCTCATGGAGTCAAGATAGGTTGTTATGAAGATGTCACCTTGCTTAATACTCTGGTTTCTATGCATTGCAAGTGTGGAGACATTGATTCCGCAAGATATATATTTGACGACATGAAGGTGAAGTCTCGTGTGACTTGGACTGCTATGATTGGTGGGTATTCAAAGCAAGGTGATCTTGATGAAGCTATATCCTTGTTTCATGCTATGGAGGTTGCAGGTGAGGAACCTGACTTGGTTACTGTCGTCCATTTGATATCGGTGTGTGCCAAAGTTGGATCCCTGGACATCGGAAAATGGATCGATGAATTCACGGTTTCTAAGGGATTAAATGGAAATGTCATGGTGTGCAATGCATTGTTGGATATGTATGCAAAATGTGGTAGCATACAAGATGCTGAGGAAATTTTTCATGCCATGGATGGGAAGACGGTTGTTTCTTGGACAACTATGATTGCAGGATACGGACTAAATGGAAAGTTTCAAGAATCGTTGTATCTTATGGATCAGATGTTGAAGTTGGGTTTAGAGCCGAATGACGCAACATTTCTTGCTGTTCTTCAGACTTGTACTCACGCCGGTTTCTTGGAGGAAGGGTGGGGATTCTTTGAGAAGATGAGTAAAGTTTACGGATTGAGTCCTGGATTGGATCACTATGCGTGTATGGCTTACCTCATTGGACGTCAAGGAAAGCTTGAAGAAGCATTGAAGTTTATTCTACACATGCCCACTAAACCAGATGCAGGAGTGTGGGGAGCTTTGCTTTGTGCCTGCAAGATTCACTGTAATTTGGGGATCGCAGAGTATGCGGCACGTCATCTTTTTGAACTTGAACCACAGGCTGCGGCTCCATATGTTGAAATGGCTAATATTTATGCATCAACAAAAGAATGGGAGGGGTTTGCTGCTATGCGGAGAGAAATGAAGAGCAAGCAAGTGATAAAATCTCCAGGTCAGAGTGTGATACAAATGTATGGAAAGTGCTACTCATTTACAGTGGAAGATAGGTACCATTCTGAAAGGTGTCAAATATTTGAAGCATTGGATAGCTTAGGTTTGCAGTTGAAAGATGAAATGGATTTTTTCTCCAAAGGAAATTCAATCTACGCAAATTCTCGAGTTCTCGTGGAACCGATGTGA